One Onychostoma macrolepis isolate SWU-2019 chromosome 15, ASM1243209v1, whole genome shotgun sequence DNA segment encodes these proteins:
- the LOC131520284 gene encoding gastrula zinc finger protein XlCGF52.1-like: MEFIKEEIEDMSDAEPSRIKHEDTEEQTDWIEVKQQRVKLNEVEQEHCKIKKSRKTAKQLHTCSQCGKSFRNNGNLNVHMRVHTGEKPYTCPQCGKSFAAAASLSVHLRIHAGEKPFNCDQCGKKFISSSSLKQHMTVHSDEKPHVCSFCGKSFSRLDNCKQHQKTHHEVRDHVCCECGKSFTRAGNLKLHQRIHTGEKPYKCSYCDKSFTRSGHLKKHEQVHTGEKPYHCTQCGKSFADASSLSYHLLIHSGEKPFSCDQCDKKFISSSNLKSHLRVHSDEKPHVCSFCGKSFSWLASYKKHQKTHDEVRDHVCCECGKSFTTAGDLKQHQRVHTEEKPYKCSYCDKSFIVFANLKRHEGLHTGEKPYHCTQCGKSFTKSKTLVTHIKKHCSVSE; the protein is encoded by the exons AtggagtttattaaagaggagattGAAGACATGAGTGATGCAGAACCAtccagaataaaacatgaagatactgaggaacaaacag acTGGATTGAAGTAAAACAGCAAAGAGTGAAGCTGAATGAAGTTGAACAggaacactgtaaaataaaaaaatcaagaaaaacaGCCAAACAGCTGCAcacctgctctcagtgtggaaagagtttcagaaaCAATGGAAACCTTAATGTGCACATGAGagtccacactggagagaaaccgtacacatgccctcagtgtggaaagagttttgctGCAGCAGCAAGTCTCAGTGTTCATCTACGCATTCACGCTGGAGAAAAGCCATTTAACTGTGATCAGTGTGgtaaaaagtttatttcatcaTCAAGTCTAAAACAACACATGACAGTACATTCAGATGAAAAACCTCATGTGTGCTCCttctgtggaaagagtttttcgcGACTGGACAATTGTAAACAGCACCAGAAAACACATCATGAAGTGAGAGATCATGTGTGTTGTGAGTGTGGGAAGAGCTTTACCAGAGCTGGCAATCTGAAACTGCACCAAAGAATTcatactggagaaaaaccttacaagtgCTCGTATTGTGACAAGAGTTTCACTCGGTCTGGACACCTGAAAAAGCATGAGcaagttcatactggagagaaaccgtatcactgtactcagtgtggaaagagttttgctGATGCATCAAGTCTCAGTTATCATCTACTCATTCACTCTGGAGAAAAGCCATTTAGCTGTGATCAATGtgataaaaagtttatttcatcaTCAAATCTAAAAAGTCACCTGAGAGTTCATTCAGATGAGAAGCCTCATGTGTGTTCTttctgtggaaagagtttttcatggCTGGCCAGTTATAAAAAGCACCAGAAAACACACGATGAAGTGAGAGATCATGTGTGTTGTGAGTGTGGGAAGAGCTTTACTACAGCTGGCGATTTGAAACAGCACCAAAGAGTTCACACTGAagaaaaaccttacaagtgCTCATACTGTGACAAGAGTTTCATTGTGTTTGCAAACCTGAAAAGGCATGAAGGacttcatactggagagaagccgtatcactgtactcagtgtggaaagagtttcactaAGTCAAAAACTCTAGTGACTCATATTAAAAAGCATTGTTCTGTGTCAGAGTGA
- the LOC131520285 gene encoding gastrula zinc finger protein XlCGF8.2DB-like codes for MEFIKEEIEDMSDPEPSRIKHEDTEEQTDWIEVKQQRVKLKEVEQEHCKIKKSRKRAKQLHTCSQCGKSFTASTGLRYHLLIHSGEKPFNCDQCDKKFISSSILKQHQKVHSDEKPHVCSFCGKSFSRLDVCKQHQKTHDEVRDHVCCECGKSFTAAAFLTRHQMIHTGEKPYKCSYCDKSFTESGNLKRHEGLHTGEKPYHCTQCGKSFTEASILKNHLHIHSGEKPFNCDQCGKKFIRSSHLKSHLAVHSDEKPYFCSFCGKSFSRLTYCKQHQKIHNEVRDHMCFECGKSFTTAVYLKRHQKIHTGAKPYKCSYCDKSFIRSEYTKVHERVHTGEKPYHCTQCGESFTRLRILMTHIKKHCSVSE; via the exons AtggagtttattaaagaggagattGAAGACATGAGTGATCCAGAACCAtccagaataaaacatgaagatactgaggaacaaacag acTGGATTGAAGTAAAACAGCAAAGAGTGAAGCTGAAAGAAGTTGAACAggaacactgtaaaataaaaaaatcgagAAAAAGAGCCAAACAGCTGCAcacctgctctcagtgtggaaagagttttactgCATCAACAGGTCTCCGTTATCATCTGCTCATTCACTCTGGAGAAAAGCCTTTTAACTGTGATCAGTGtgataaaaagtttatttcatcCTCAATTCTAAAACAACACCAGAAAGTTCATTCAGATGAAAAGCCTCATGTGTGTTCTttctgtggaaagagtttttcaagGCTAGATGTTTGTAAACagcatcagaaaacacatgacGAAGTGAGAGATCATGTGTGTTGTGAGTGTGGGAAGAGCTTTACTGCAGCTGCCTTTCTGACAAGACACCAAATGATTcatactggagaaaaaccttacaagtgCTCATATTGTGACAAGAGTTTCACTGAGTCTGGAAACCTGAAAAGGCATGAAGGacttcatactggagagaagccgtatcactgtactcagtgtggaaagagtttcacagaGGCATCAATTCTCAAAAATCATCTGCACATTCACTCTGGAGAAAAGCCATTTAACTGTGATCAGTGTGGTAAAAAGTTTATAAGATCATCACATCTAAAAAGTCACCTGGCAGTTCATTCAGATGAGAAACCTTACTTCTGTTCTttctgtggaaagagtttttcacgaCTGACTTACTGTAAACAGCAtcaaaaaatacataatgaagTGAGAGAtcacatgtgctttgagtgtgggAAGAGCTTTACTACAGCTGTATATCTGAAACGTCACCAAAAAATTCATACTGGAGCAAAACCTTACAAGTGCTCATATTGTGACAAAAGTTTTATTCGGTCTGAATACACGAAAGTACATGAgcgagttcatactggagagaagccgtatcACTGTACTCAGTGTGGAGAGAGTTTCACTCGGTTAAGAATTCTAATGACTCATATTAAAAAGCATTGTTCTGTGTCAGAGTGA